Genomic DNA from Lutibacter sp. A80:
TTCAGGTCGTTGCAATCCATGATAAATATCTGAACTATAATCCATTCTTCTCATATCTACCCAAGTTTCAGGATTTAGAACATTTGCAATATATTTTTGAACCATAATGTGCGATAATTCTATATTACTTTCACCAATCTCAGTATCTAATAAACTTAAATAAGCGCTTGTAGCAGCGGCATCAACTCCTAATTTTTCAAAATCTGCTTGAACACCAATTTTAAAAGCTGTATAAGCACCTGATTTATCTCCTTTTCTTAACCTAGCTTCAGCTTCAATAAACTTTACTTCACTAAAAGTAATCATGTCAGTTGCAGAGTTAAGACTCGTATAAAATCCACCATTACCTAATGAAAAATTATCTCCTTCTTCCCCATTTAATCCTCTACCTATTACAACACCTTCATAACCACCATTAACAGCTTCAGGAACAATAATAGTTAATCTAGGATCCCATTCTGCATCATCTAAATTTAATGGGTTCTTTAATAAGTTCACAAAAAAGTCAGAAAAATAATCCATTCTTGAAGAACCATAACCATCTGTTGAAAAAGGTTGAATATCATTTGAAACTGGTCCACCACCATAAAGTTTCTGAGCGTTTAATTCATTTGAATTTATTGCTAACTGACAAGCAGCTATTACAGCATCTGGATCATAAGAAGATTTTTTAGCTAAATGGTTTAAATAACGTGCCTTAATAGCATACGCAAATTTTTTCCATTTTTCTTGATCTCCTCCATAAAGAACATCTCCACCTTCTTCATTTAAATCTATAGCACTTGGTTCGTCTAAAGCAACTATTGCTTCATCTAAATAACTTAAAATAGTTTCATAAACTTCTTCTTGAGTACTAAATTTTGGTGTAATATTCATTGAAGACACACCATCATAGGTTTCGTCTAACACAATATCTCCATATTGATCTGTAGTCATTCCTAAAACATAAGCTCGTAAAATTTTACCTACTGCTACAAAATTAGGAGAAGCATATCTTTCACCTAAAACAATTAAATCTGCTGTATTTGGCAATGAATACACATATGCATTTTGCCATAAAAAGTAACGGCCAGTTGTCATTTCAGAACTCCAAGTTTCAGAATAATAATTTGTCGCATTTTGCGCACCATATTGCGTAATTCCAAGAACCTCTCTACTCCCTCTATACTGAGCTTGAGCTGTTGTATTCTCTATTGCTCCTTGAATTCTAAATTGAGGAGGCAATGAAGATGTTGTTGGCTTTGTTTCAGAACCATTTACATCAAAATAGTCATCATCACATGAAGTGGCTATGACTGCTAAAAACACTATTAAATATTTATATAATTTCATAATTTTCTTTTATTTTTAGAATTTAACTTTTAAACCTAAATCAAACCCTTTCATGTTAGGTGTTCCTAAATTATCTATAGACATGGATCCTGCTCCAGAAACTCCTGCTCCAAAAGTATTAACCTCTGGATCAACTCCACTATAGTCTGTTATTGTAAATAGATTTCTTCCTGTAGCAAAAAACTCTACAGAAGATAACGCTATTTTATCTAGTAGTTTACTTGGTAGTTTATAACTTAATGTAACATATCTAAGCCTTGCAAACGAACCATCTTCAATAAAATTTTCTGAATTTTTATAGTAATAATCCGTATAAAATGCTTGATCCATAGCTACTGGAACTGTATTTACTGCTCCATTAGCATCAACACCTGGTAAAACTATTGTTTCATTTCTATTAAGTGTTTGCTCGCTTAAACCATAATAAACTAAAGCAGATTCTGTTGCATTATATACATCAACACCTTGAACTAAATCTAATAAAAATGATAGTTGGAAATTTTTGTAATTCATTGTACTTGAAAAACCTAAAGTCCAATCTGGCATACGAGTTACATCATCATATGTTTCTTGAACTAACGTTGGTAAACCATTTGAATTAATAACTACATCTCCATTATCATTTTTTTGAGGTCTATAACCTCTTAAACCAAATAATGAACCATCTAATATCGCTGCACCTGCTGCTGTTGAATTAAACGTCCAAGAATCCGATAAATAAACTTCGTTTAGGAAACCAGGAAGTTCATTAACCTTACTTTCGTTCATTCCAAAGTTTAAGTCAACATTCCATTTAAATTCTGATGTATAAGGCAATACTTTAATTGAAAGTAACGCTTCTAGACCACTATTTGTAATAGATCCTCCATTAAGTGTTGCATAAAATGTACCTGTTGTTGGAGGAACCCTTATATCTCTTAATATTTGATTGTCTGATTTACTAGTGTAATAGGTAAAGTCTAACCCTATTCTACTTTCAAACAAACGCATATCTACACCTATTTCAAAACTATTTGTAAATTCTGGTTCAAGGTTTGGATTACCAACATCAACACCGTTCCAAGTATATCCGGAACTTGCTAATGAATTTATATTAGTTGAAAGTGAACTTTCTAATGCTCCAATTGGTGCATCTTTACCAACTTTAGCCCAAGTAGATCTCAATTGTAAGTAACTCAATCCGTTTGAAGATGTAATATCGTTACCTGCATTTTTAAATAAATCTGTAATTACTGCTGAAGCACCAACTGAAGGGTAAAAGAAAGATCTTTTATCTTTTGGTAACGTAGAAGACCAGTCATTTCTTCCGGTTGCTGTTAAAAACAATGCATTTTGCCAACCTAATTTTAATTCACCAAAAACACCAACCATACGCTTTCTAGAAATACCCTCACTAATATATTGATCTTCAACCAATACATTACCAACACTATATATTCCTGGAGCTTGAAAACCATCTCCACTTGTATAAGTTGTTCTAATATCTAATTCATCAACAGAATTACCTAATAAAGCATTTATAGAAAAATCTTCTGTAATATTTTTTTCAAAAGTTACTAATAAATTTGAATTTAAACGCTTATTTTCTCTATCGTACTGACTTATATAACCATCTTCTCTATTATCTACTAAAGAACCGTCTCCAGTAATTTTTTTATTAAATTGTGTAAAATTATCAATACCTAATTTATACGATACATTAAAATTTTCTAAAAAGCTATAATTTAAACTTATAGCTCCAATTAAACGATTAACCTCATCTGTATTAGGACTATTATCAATACTCCAATAAGGATTATCAAATTGTTGATCTAAAAAGAAACTTTTCTGAGAATTATCAGCATTTAAATAATCCGAAGCATTAACATTAGCAGGATATTTTAATAAACTTAAAAAACTACTTCCAGTAGCATTACCTTGCTTTGTACTATTGGTTTTTGTAGTTATATAATTTGCTGAAACACCTAAAGTTAAATTATCATTAATATTTGAAGAAGTATTAATTCTAAAAGATGTTTTATCATAACTTGTACTTTCAATTACACCTTCTTGAGAAACATCTCCAATAGAAAAATAAATATTACTTTTTGCATTACCACCTGAATAACTTAAAGTATGGTTTGATGTAATAGCTGTATCGTAAAAATCATCTATATTATTAAAAACTGGAGATCCAGCAGTACTATTTCCCCAAGAAAGTGGAGAATCAGTATTAATAGTTGTACCAGTTGCTTCTACAATTTGTTCTCCTTGACCATATTGCGTTTGTACATTTGGTGTTCCAATAATATTATCAACAGAAAGTGAACCAGAATACGAAATTACACTAGCACCATCTTTCCCTTTTTTTGTTGTAATAATAACTGCACCTTCTGCAGCCTGAATACCATAAAGTGCAGCTGCCGCAGGTCCTTTTAAAACAGATATACTTTCAATATCTTCTGGGTTAATATCAGAAGCTCTATTAGCACTGGCTACCTCCAAACTTGAACTAGTTGAATTATCAATTGGAAGACCATCTACAATAAATAAAGGCTGATTATTTCCTGTAATAGAAGATCCCCCTCTAATCATAATAATTGCTGATGCCCCAGGAGCTCCTCCAGAATTCACAACAGTAACCCCTGAAACTTTACCTTGCAATCCATTAACCATACTTGACTGGTTACCTTCTAAAAGCGCTTCTGCTTTTACAGCTTGCACAGCATAACCAAGAGATTTACGTTCTTTTTTAATACCTAATGCAGTAATCACAACTTCATCTAAACTTTCACCTGCATTTAATGACACATTAATAATGTTAGATGTCACTTCAATTTCCTGAGTTGCAAAACCAACATATGAAAACACCAAAACAGCTCCTTCAGAAGCTTTAATTTCGTATTTCCCATCAAAATCAGTTGTACCACCCATGTTTGTACCTTTAATCAATACGCTAACCCCTGGTAACGGAAGATTGTCAGCATTAGATTTAACCACCCCTGTAACAGTTATAGATTGCGCAAAAGAAATTTGAACAAAAAATACTGCTAGAATCGTTAAAAAATAATAATAGTTTTTTTTCATAATGAGTTAATTTAAAATAAATTTAATAACAAATATATTTAAATTTCCGAATAAAAACGCATAAAACCGCAAAAAAAATTCAATTAATTTAAAGAAACAGCTAATTATATACAAAAAAAACACCTAAACACTTATAATTTATCAATAATTGAGAAAAATTCATTACATTGTAAAAAAAAATTGCACATTTATAATTACTTTTGCAAAAAAAACAATATGCTTAAAGAAGAAAGACAAAACTGCATTTTAAATAAAATCAGGTTAAATAAAAAGGTTTTATCTGTAGATTTAAGCCATGAATTAAATGTTTCAGAAGACACAATAAGACGAGATCTTAATGAATTATCTTCTAAAAAATTAATTAAAAAAGTACATGGAGGCGCACTCACCATAGAAAATATAGCTCCTTCATATGAAGAAAGAAGAAATCATAATTTACAGGAAAAAAACAGTATTGCAAAAAAAGCGGTAAAACTCATTAAATCTGGCCAAGTAATTATTATGAGTGGAAGCACAACAAATCTACAACTTGCAAAAATTATCCCTTCCAACATAAATGCAACTATCTACACCTACAGCTTACCTATTGCATTACAGCTAACAGAACACCCTTCAATTGAAATTATATTTATAGGTGGAAAAATCCATAAATCCGCACAAGTTACCGTTGGCTTAGATGTAGTTTCTTCTATTTCCGAACTAAGAGCAGACCTATGTTTTATGGGTACGGGAGGAATTAATATTTCTAATGGAATGACTGAACCCAACTGGGAAGTATCTCATATTAAAAAATGTATGATTTCTGTAAGCAACCAAGTTGTTGCACTTTGTACTAAAAATAAAATAAATGAAATTAAACGCTATACTGCTGTACCCATTAACAAAATTGACACTATTGTTACAGATATAGATCCAAAAGATTCAATATTTAATAATTTCAAAGAAAAAGGAGTAAAAATACTTTAGAAAAACATTGAATTTACGTTATTATGCATTTTATTGCGTTTTATATTAATTTTTTATGCGTTTTTTTGTCGTTAATTAAAAAATAAATAGTACTTTTAAAAAATATTATGCATATTCCAATATAGAAAAAATAAACCTAAAACCCCGCGAATTCCACCCATTTAAGAAGTAAATATAGATAAACTTATGAAAGTACTTACAGGCTTAGATATATTAGTAAATGATTCCGAAATTCAAAAATCATTTAAAGGTAATATAGGTTTACTATGTAATAATGCTTCAGTTGATGCTACTTTTTCACATGCAATTTTAAAATTTAAAAAAATATTTGATTCTAGATTTATTAAAGTTTTTGGTCCTCAACATGGGTTTTCTACTGATGCACAAGACAATATGATTGAAACTGATCATTGTATCCACCCATATTTTAACATTCCAATCTACTCTCTTTATTCTGAAACCCGCACCCCAACAGATAAAATGCTTGAAGATATAGACCATTTATTTGTTGATTTACAAGATATTGGATGCAGAACTTATACTTATATTTACACGCTTACACTTCTTCTAGAAAAATGTGCAAATAAAAATATCGAAATTATTGTTCTTGACCGTCCAAACCCTATAAATGGTGTAGATATTGAAGGAAATATCTTAGAAAAAGAATTTAAGTCTTTTATTGGTCTTTACCCTATACCTATGAGACACGGAATGACAATTGGTGAAGTCGCTATAATGCACCAAACATTTTGGAGTAAAGAAAAAGCAAACCTTAAAGTAATTAAAATGCAACATTGGAAACGAGCAATGTATTTTGAAGACACTAAATTACCTTGGATTTTGCCCTCACCAAATCTTGCAAGAGCCGAAAGTACCTGTACATTTCCAACAACAGTTTTATTTGAAGGAACTAATTTAAGCGAAGGCAGAGGAACTACACAACCTTTAGAAATTTTTGGACATCCAAATATTGAACCTTATTCTTATTTTGAAAACAATCTTAAACAAGCACTAAAAGAATCTAAATTAAAAGGTTTTACAGTTAGACCAATAACTTTCATTCCAACGTTTCATAAACAATATAATAAGATTTGTGGTGGTTTTCAAATTCATATTACAGATAAAAAAACTTTTCAACCTTGGAGGGCCGGACAATTTATTATGAAAGAAATATACCATTATTTAGGAAGTGATTTTACATGGAAAACCCCTCCATATGAATACAATTACACACAACTCCCTATCGACATTCTAAATGGCACTGACAAATTGAGATATTGGATAGAAAACAATGGCAACATAGAAACATTAGACTCTTTTGAAGACCTAAAAGACTACAAATTAAAATTTAACGAAATAAAATTATATTAATGAGCGCAACACTAATTTTAATCATCATTGCTTCCTATTTTGGAATACTAATGCTAATTTCTTACTACACATCTAGAAACTCAAGTGATGCTTCTTTTTATACAGGCGACAGAAAATCGCCTTGGCAAGTTGTTGCCTTTGGAATGATTGGAGCAGTAATGTCTGGAGTTACTTTTGTCTCTATTCCAGGTATGGTTGGAACTAACAACTTCTACTATTTGCAGTTTGTTTTTGGAAACGTTGTTGGTTATATATTTATTACATACGTTCTTTTACCTATATATTACGATTTAAAACTTGTTTCAATATATACATATTTAGATACTCGATTTGGAACAAAAACGTACAAAACAGGCTCATTATTCTTCCTAATATCACAATCTTTTGGAGCAGCACTTCGATTATTACTTGCTGCAAAAATTTTACAATTTGCGGTGTTTGATTCTTTTAATATCCCTTTTTATATTACTGTAATTATAATACTAATACTCATCTGGTTTTATACTCATAAATCCGGTATTAAAACCATTGTTTGGACAGATACATTACAAACATTCTTTTTACTTTTAGCTGCAATTGTATCGATATATGTAGTAAAAAGCAGTCTAAATTTAGATGTATCTGAAACAATAACCTCAGTTACCAATCATAAATACTTTAAAGTATTCGACTGGGATTTTAATTCGGGTTCTAATTTTTACAAACAATTTATTTCAGGATTTTTAATTGCAATTGCAATGGTGGGCTTAGATCAAAATATGATGCAAAAAACCCTTACTTGTAAAAATAAAAAAGAAGCTCAAAACAATATTTTAACTTTTAGTTTATTTTTAGCCGTTGCTCAATTTCTATTTCTAGGACTTGGAGTTATGCTTTATTTATACGCCGAAAACTTTGGTATACAACTAGACACCTTAAACGGTAAATTTATTAACACTGATGATTTATTCCCAATGTTATCACTCAATCATTTTGGAATTATAGCTAGTATAAGTTTTATATTAGGTATTACCGCTGCTTCATTTTCAAGTGTAGATTCATCGTTAACAGCTTTAACTACTTCCTTTACTCATGATTTTTTAGACATTCAACATAAAAACTCAAAAGAACAAAAGAAATTAAAAAACAAAGTTTTATTAGGTTTTTCAATCGTAATATTTACAATTATTATGTTATTTTCAGAAAGTAAAGGCGATGTAATCTCAACTATTTTTAAGGTTGCAGGTTATACGTATGGCCCTTTATTAGGACTATACCTACTTGGTATTTTTACAAAAATAAAAATAAAAGATGCTGCAGTTCCATTTATATGTGTACTTATGCCATTGCTTACCTACTATTTAAACCACTTATTTATCTCTAAATTCTCTTTTGATTTAGGATTTATGAATATACTCGTAAACGCACTATTAACAATATTAAGTTTAATTATTGTATCAACTAAAAATGAAAAATAAACCAACCACAGAACAATCTTCAAATTACAATAACCTAGAAAAGATGAGTACCTTAGAGCTACTCTCAAATATAAATAATGAAGATAAAACAGTACCTAATGCTATTGAAAAAGCACTCCCATCAATTGAAAAATTAGTGAATCTAATTCACTCTAAAATGGAAAAAGGGGGGCGCCTTTTTTACATCGGAGCTGGAACCAGCGGAAGATTAGGTGTTTTAGACGCTTCAGAATGCCCTCCAACTTTTGGTGTTCCCGATAATTGGGTTATTGGCTTAATTGCTGGAGGCGATTTTGCCCTTAGAAAAGCTGTTGAAAATGCTGAAGATGATACCATCTTAGCCTGGAAAGACCTACAAAAATATGTAATTACCGACAAAGATGTTTTGGTTGGAATTGCAGCTTCAGGAACTACTCCTTATGTTATTGGAGGACTGAAAACGGCAAAAGAAAATGACATAAGTACTGGCTGTATTGTTTGTAATACCGATAGCCCTGTTGCTAAAGTAGCAGATTATCCTGTTGAAATTGTTGTAGGACCAGAATTTGTAACTGGAAGCACACGCATGAAATCTGGAACAGCTCAAAAATTAGTTTTAAATATGATAACAACTTCTGTTATGATTAAACTTGGAAGAGTTAAAGACAACAAAATGGTTCATATGCAATTATCAAATGCAAAATTAGTAAATAGAGGAATCTTAATGCTTATGGACGAATTACATATCAACCAAGAATTAGCTTCTGAATTACTTAAAAAGCATAAAAGTGTTAAAAATGCACTAGATGCTTATAAAAATAAACTCATTCAATAAACCTAACTCAATTCTTTAAAAACTATTAGGTTCTTAAAATATATTTAAATGGAACATAAAACAAAATACTGTATTGGAGTAATGAGTGGCACTTCTCTAGACGGTATAGATATTGCCTATATTAAACTTAGCTTTAAAAATTCATTTCAATTTAAAATACTTAAAGCTGTTACAATTCCATACCATACAGACTGGAAAAAAGCATTAAAAAACGGATTTCACTTATCTGGAGAAGCATTAACTAAACTCGATGCAGATTATGGTATTTTTTTAGGTACTATATTAAAAGATTTTATTACAGAAAATAATATTGAAAAGTTAGATTTTATAGCTTCACACGGACATACAATTTACCATAACCCTAGCGAACATTATACGCTTCAAATTGGAAATGGACCTTATATCAATACAATTACAGGCGTTAAAACAATTTGTAATTTTAGAGTGCAAGATGTGGCTCTTGGCGGCCAAGGTGCTCCATTAGTACCTATTGGAGATGCTCTTTTATTTTCTCAGTACGATTATTGCTTAAATTTAGGTGGTTTTTCAAACATTTCAATGCGAGAAAATAAATTACGAATTGCTTATGATATTTGCCCTGTAAATATTGTATTAAACCATTATGTAAATTCATTAAATATTGAATACGATGATAATGGTAAAATTGCTTCAACCGGAAACATTAATACAAATTTATTAACCGAACTAAATGCTTTACCTTTTTATAACGATACAAAACCAAAATCTCTAGGTTACGAATTTATTTTAGAAACTATTTTTCCAATAATCGACAAATACAAACTCGAAATAAAAGACATATTAAGAACTTTTATAGAACATATTGCAATACAAATAGCTAAAAAAATAGATTCAGATTCTTCTAAAAAAATGTTAATTGCTGGAGGTGGCGCTTACAATGGCTTTCTAATTGAAAGATTACAATCTTACACCAAAACACAATTAATAATACCTGACGACGAAATTATCGATTACAAAGAAGCTTTGGTATTTGCTTTACTCGGTTATTTAAAAAATGAAGAAAAAAACAACTGTTTAAAAAGTGTAACTGGTGCAAGTAAAAACCACAGCAGCGGAATTATTTACAATGCTTAATTCATTTATTTATGACTTCCAAAACAATAGATCTAAACTACTTATCGAATTTATTAACTGGAGAAGTTTTTTTTGACAAACTACACAAAAGCATCTATGCCACAGATGCTTCTGTATATAGAAAAATTCCACTTGCAGTTGCCTATCCTAAAAACAATAAAGACTTAAAAACACTTATTAGTTTTGCAACCGAAAACAACATTACTCTAATTCCAAGAGCTGCAGGAACATCATTAGCAGGACAGTGTGTTGGAGATGGTTTAGTTGTAGATATTTCTAAATATTATACAAAAATAGTGGCTTTTAACGAAAAAAATAAAACCGTAACTGTTCAGCCAGGAGTTGTTAGAGATCAACTCAACGATTTTTTAAAACCGTATGGATTATTTTTTGGCCCAAATACCTCCACCAGCAACAGATGTACAATAGGTGGTATGGTTGGTAATAATTCTTCTGGAACAACATCTATAAAATATGGAGTTACAAGAGATAAAGTTTTAGAACTAAAAACTATTTTAAGCGATGGTTCCGAGGCTGTTTTTAACAATCTAAATACTAAAGAGTATTCAAATAAAACAACAAATAACTCATTAGAAAGTAAAATCTACACTACAATTTTTAATGAATTAACGAATGAAGAAACTCAACAAGAAATAAAGAAAGAATTTCCTAAAGAGAATATTCATAGAAGAAATAACGGATATGCTATTGATAAACTTTTAAATTATGAAGGTTTTGGAGGTTCAAATAAACAAATAAATTTAGCTACATTATTAACTGGAAGCGAAGGCACTTTGGCTTTCACTACAGAAATAACATTACAATTAGACGCACTACCACCTTCAAAAAACATAATGGTAGCAGCACATTTCAATAGTATTCAAGAAAGTATGGAAGCTGTTGTAGTTGCAATGAAACATAATTTATTTACCTGCGAACTAATGGATAAAACCATTTTAGATTGCACTAAAAATAATAGAGAACAATTAAAAAATAGATTTTTTGTTGAAGGCGATCCAAAAGCAATATTAATGCTAGAAATTTGTACTGAATCTAATGAAACATCTAACAAATTAGCCGATGCTTTAATTGAAGATTTAAAATCAAAAAATTTCGGATATGCATTCCCTAAATTAGTAAATAACGATATTGACAAGGCTGTAAATCTAAGAAAAGCAGGTTTGGGATTATTAGGTAATATTGTTGGTGATAATAAAGCTGTTGCTTGTATTGAAGATACCGCGGTAGAAGTAAAAGACTTACCAAATTACATTGCTGAATTTACTAAAATGATGAAAGATTTTGGTCAAGAAGCTGTATATTACGCACATGCAGGTGCTGGTGAATTGCACTTACGCCCAATCTTAAATTTAAAAAAACAAGAAGACGTTGCTTTATTTAGAAAAATCACAACAAAAACAGCTCAATTAGTCAAAAAATATGGTGGTTCTTTTAGCGGAGAACACGGAGATGGAATTGTAAGGGCTGAGTTTATCCCTCAAATGATTGGCGCTAAAAATTATGAACTTGTAAAACGTATAAAACAAACATTCGACCCTAATAATGTATTTAATAAAGGAAAAATAGTTGATCCATTCCCAATGGATAAAAACCTACGCTATTCTATAGATAGAAATGAACCTGAAATTGATACAATACAAGATTTTACTGACAGTTTAGGTATTTTAAGGGCAGCCGAAAAGTGTAATGGTTCTGGAGATTGCAGAAAACTTCCTGAGGCTGGAGGCACAATGTGCCCAAGCTACAGAGCTACCCGAAACGAAAAAGACACCACAAGAGCTAGAGCAAATACACTTCGTGAATTTTTGACAAATTCAGACAAAAAAAACAAATTCAATCATAAAGAATTATACGATGTTTTCGATTTATGTTTAAGCTGTAAAGCTTGTGCTAGCGAATGCCCTAGTAATGTTGATGTAGCTGCTTTAAAAGCAGAATTCTTACATCAATATTACAAAGAAAATGGCATCCCATTTAGAACCAAAATGTTTGCAGAAAACGTAAAATGGAACACATTAGGCAGCCTCACTCCTACACTTACTAACTTTATTTTAAATACAACTATTACAAAAAAAATAATGGGAATTGCTCCTAAAAGAAGTATTCCTAATTTAGCTAAAACAACTGTTTACAGCTGGTATAAAAAAAATAAAACAAGATTATTAGCACAACCAACAAAATTTGGTGAATTATATTTATTTGTTGATGAGTTTACCAATCTTTACGATGCAAATATTGGTATAGACACCGTAGAACTATTAACCAAACTAGGCTACAAAGTAAATATTACAAAACACCAAGAAAGCGGTAGAAGCTTTATTTCAAAGGGCGTTTTAGATAAAGCTAAAAAAATAGCTGATTTTAACGTAGATTTTTTTAAAAATAGTATTTCTAAAGAAACACCTTTAATTGGTATGGAACCTTCTGCTATTTTAACTTTTAGAGATGAATATTTAAGACTTGCTAATGACAAAGATGCTGCTAAAAAAATTGCTGAACACACGTATACTATTGAAGAATTTATTAAGCAAGAATTTGAACAAAACAATATTAAATCCAGCAGTTTTACAAACAAAACAGCAACCTTAAAAATACACGGTCATTGTCAGCAAAAATCTTTAAGCAGCACAGAGCCAACT
This window encodes:
- a CDS encoding SusC/RagA family TonB-linked outer membrane protein; protein product: MKKNYYYFLTILAVFFVQISFAQSITVTGVVKSNADNLPLPGVSVLIKGTNMGGTTDFDGKYEIKASEGAVLVFSYVGFATQEIEVTSNIINVSLNAGESLDEVVITALGIKKERKSLGYAVQAVKAEALLEGNQSSMVNGLQGKVSGVTVVNSGGAPGASAIIMIRGGSSITGNNQPLFIVDGLPIDNSTSSSLEVASANRASDINPEDIESISVLKGPAAAALYGIQAAEGAVIITTKKGKDGASVISYSGSLSVDNIIGTPNVQTQYGQGEQIVEATGTTINTDSPLSWGNSTAGSPVFNNIDDFYDTAITSNHTLSYSGGNAKSNIYFSIGDVSQEGVIESTSYDKTSFRINTSSNINDNLTLGVSANYITTKTNSTKQGNATGSSFLSLLKYPANVNASDYLNADNSQKSFFLDQQFDNPYWSIDNSPNTDEVNRLIGAISLNYSFLENFNVSYKLGIDNFTQFNKKITGDGSLVDNREDGYISQYDRENKRLNSNLLVTFEKNITEDFSINALLGNSVDELDIRTTYTSGDGFQAPGIYSVGNVLVEDQYISEGISRKRMVGVFGELKLGWQNALFLTATGRNDWSSTLPKDKRSFFYPSVGASAVITDLFKNAGNDITSSNGLSYLQLRSTWAKVGKDAPIGALESSLSTNINSLASSGYTWNGVDVGNPNLEPEFTNSFEIGVDMRLFESRIGLDFTYYTSKSDNQILRDIRVPPTTGTFYATLNGGSITNSGLEALLSIKVLPYTSEFKWNVDLNFGMNESKVNELPGFLNEVYLSDSWTFNSTAAGAAILDGSLFGLRGYRPQKNDNGDVVINSNGLPTLVQETYDDVTRMPDWTLGFSSTMNYKNFQLSFLLDLVQGVDVYNATESALVYYGLSEQTLNRNETIVLPGVDANGAVNTVPVAMDQAFYTDYYYKNSENFIEDGSFARLRYVTLSYKLPSKLLDKIALSSVEFFATGRNLFTITDYSGVDPEVNTFGAGVSGAGSMSIDNLGTPNMKGFDLGLKVKF
- a CDS encoding sodium:solute symporter is translated as MSATLILIIIASYFGILMLISYYTSRNSSDASFYTGDRKSPWQVVAFGMIGAVMSGVTFVSIPGMVGTNNFYYLQFVFGNVVGYIFITYVLLPIYYDLKLVSIYTYLDTRFGTKTYKTGSLFFLISQSFGAALRLLLAAKILQFAVFDSFNIPFYITVIIILILIWFYTHKSGIKTIVWTDTLQTFFLLLAAIVSIYVVKSSLNLDVSETITSVTNHKYFKVFDWDFNSGSNFYKQFISGFLIAIAMVGLDQNMMQKTLTCKNKKEAQNNILTFSLFLAVAQFLFLGLGVMLYLYAENFGIQLDTLNGKFINTDDLFPMLSLNHFGIIASISFILGITAASFSSVDSSLTALTTSFTHDFLDIQHKNSKEQKKLKNKVLLGFSIVIFTIIMLFSESKGDVISTIFKVAGYTYGPLLGLYLLGIFTKIKIKDAAVPFICVLMPLLTYYLNHLFISKFSFDLGFMNILVNALLTILSLIIVSTKNEK
- the murQ gene encoding N-acetylmuramic acid 6-phosphate etherase translates to MKNKPTTEQSSNYNNLEKMSTLELLSNINNEDKTVPNAIEKALPSIEKLVNLIHSKMEKGGRLFYIGAGTSGRLGVLDASECPPTFGVPDNWVIGLIAGGDFALRKAVENAEDDTILAWKDLQKYVITDKDVLVGIAASGTTPYVIGGLKTAKENDISTGCIVCNTDSPVAKVADYPVEIVVGPEFVTGSTRMKSGTAQKLVLNMITTSVMIKLGRVKDNKMVHMQLSNAKLVNRGILMLMDELHINQELASELLKKHKSVKNALDAYKNKLIQ
- a CDS encoding SusD/RagB family nutrient-binding outer membrane lipoprotein; translated protein: MKLYKYLIVFLAVIATSCDDDYFDVNGSETKPTTSSLPPQFRIQGAIENTTAQAQYRGSREVLGITQYGAQNATNYYSETWSSEMTTGRYFLWQNAYVYSLPNTADLIVLGERYASPNFVAVGKILRAYVLGMTTDQYGDIVLDETYDGVSSMNITPKFSTQEEVYETILSYLDEAIVALDEPSAIDLNEEGGDVLYGGDQEKWKKFAYAIKARYLNHLAKKSSYDPDAVIAACQLAINSNELNAQKLYGGGPVSNDIQPFSTDGYGSSRMDYFSDFFVNLLKNPLNLDDAEWDPRLTIIVPEAVNGGYEGVVIGRGLNGEEGDNFSLGNGGFYTSLNSATDMITFSEVKFIEAEARLRKGDKSGAYTAFKIGVQADFEKLGVDAAATSAYLSLLDTEIGESNIELSHIMVQKYIANVLNPETWVDMRRMDYSSDIYHGLQRPENVNLDIFPNENDWIQAMMYEYNEEDRNYVNMPTNDPYVRLTTPLWWNTAG
- a CDS encoding DUF1343 domain-containing protein; this translates as MKVLTGLDILVNDSEIQKSFKGNIGLLCNNASVDATFSHAILKFKKIFDSRFIKVFGPQHGFSTDAQDNMIETDHCIHPYFNIPIYSLYSETRTPTDKMLEDIDHLFVDLQDIGCRTYTYIYTLTLLLEKCANKNIEIIVLDRPNPINGVDIEGNILEKEFKSFIGLYPIPMRHGMTIGEVAIMHQTFWSKEKANLKVIKMQHWKRAMYFEDTKLPWILPSPNLARAESTCTFPTTVLFEGTNLSEGRGTTQPLEIFGHPNIEPYSYFENNLKQALKESKLKGFTVRPITFIPTFHKQYNKICGGFQIHITDKKTFQPWRAGQFIMKEIYHYLGSDFTWKTPPYEYNYTQLPIDILNGTDKLRYWIENNGNIETLDSFEDLKDYKLKFNEIKLY
- a CDS encoding DeoR/GlpR family DNA-binding transcription regulator, which codes for MLKEERQNCILNKIRLNKKVLSVDLSHELNVSEDTIRRDLNELSSKKLIKKVHGGALTIENIAPSYEERRNHNLQEKNSIAKKAVKLIKSGQVIIMSGSTTNLQLAKIIPSNINATIYTYSLPIALQLTEHPSIEIIFIGGKIHKSAQVTVGLDVVSSISELRADLCFMGTGGINISNGMTEPNWEVSHIKKCMISVSNQVVALCTKNKINEIKRYTAVPINKIDTIVTDIDPKDSIFNNFKEKGVKIL